In Rhodothermales bacterium, the genomic window GTTCATCAGAGGGTGGTCCTTGAGCGCGTCAATGGCCGCATGCACAAAGAACGGCGTGTAGGTCAGCTTGACCCCCTCCCGCTGCATGAAGCCGGCTTTCTCGGACTCGCGCAGACGGACGAGATTGGTCACATCGATCTCAGCGAACGAGGTAACGTGTGCGCTGGTGGCCTTGGACCGCGTCATGTGGTCGGCAATGATCTGCCGCATGCGGTCCATCTTGATGATTTCCACGCGACCGTCTCCGGTAGCCACGACGGGGGCCGGAGCGGGACGGGACGGGGTCGGGGCTGCCGGGGCCGCTGCGGGAGCGGCCGGAGTCGGAGCCGGCGTGGTCGAACGGTTCCTCAGGTAGCCCATCAGATCCGCCTTGGTCACTCTGCCGTCCCTGCCGGATCCCTGGATGGTCTTGAGCTGGGCCAGGCTGACACCCTCTTTCTCGGCGATTGAACGCACCAGGGGCGTGTAGAAACTGCCCTCGTCGTCGTGACGAGGAATCGGACCTGCCGTGCCGTCTCCGCTGGGTGCAGGGGTGGGCGCGGGCGTCGCCGGAGCCTGTGCCGGTGCGGCGGGGGCCTGGGGAGCGGCTGGTGCGACTGCGGCCCCATCGCCCGTAGCGATTATGGCAATCGGAGCACCGACCTCGACGGTCGCGCCTTCCTCGTGGAGAAGCTGGACCACGACTCCGGCTGCCGGAGACGGGACTTCCGTATCCACCTTGTCGGTGGCTATCTCGAGCAGGGTCTCGTCCAGCTCGATGGAATCGCCCGGCTGCTTGGCCCACGTGATGATGGTGCCTTCCATGATAGACTCGCCCATCTTGGGCATGACCACCTGCACCGGTTCGCCTGCGGCCATCGTGGCCACGGCGGCTCCGCCCGAAGACGGGGCCGCGGCGGGCTCGGCGGCAGGAGCGGCTGCGGCCGGTTCGGGTTCTGCGGCTGCGGCTGGAGGCGCTTCCGAAGGAGCGTCGGAAACGGCTGCCTCCGCATCGGTCTCCAGGCGGGCAATCACCGAGTTGACCTCGACGGTCTCCCCCTCCTCCACCAGGATTTCTGCCAGCACACCTGCGGCCGGAGATGGCACCTCGGTATCCACCTTGTCCGTGCCGATTTCCAGGAGCGGCTCGTCGAGTTCGACGGCTTCACCCGGCTTCTTGAGCCAGACGATTACAGTCCCTTCCGTAATCGACTCGCCCATCTTGGGCATCGTGACATCAATTTTGGCCATGGCGGAGTGGCAGAAGTGGTTCGGCAGAGAAAAGGTACGGCCCAGTGCGGGCGTGGTTCGGAAACACAGATCGGCCGCCCCTCCGGCTCCGGAAGGACGGCCGATCAGAATCAGGGCGATCTACGCAATCAGCGGCGCAATCACGAGAGCCACGACGGCAATCAGCTTGATCAGGATGTTGAGGCTCGGACCGGAGGTGTCCTTCAGCGGGTCACCGACGGTGTCGCCAACCACGGAAGCCTTGTGGGCGTCAGAGCCCTTTCCGTAGGACACGCCGTCCACCGAAAGGCCACTCTCGATCGTCTTCTTGGCGTTGTCCCAGGCGCCTCCGGAGTTGGACTGGAAGATGGCGAAGAGCACGCCCGACACCGTCACTCCAGCCAGGAGACCACCCAGCATGCTCTTGTCAATGAAGCCGATGACGACCGGAACGATCACGGCCAGAAGCCCCGGCGCGATCATTTCGCGAATGGCGGCCTTGGTGGAGATCTCCACACAGCGGGTTGCGTCCGGCTTGGCCGTTCCCTCACGCAGACCGGGGATCTCGGCGAACTGACGACCGACCTCCTTGATCATGTCGGCGGCAGCGCGGCCCACGGCGCCCATGGCCATCGCGCTGAACACGTAGGGCAGCATGGCCCCAAGTAGCAGGCCGGCCAGGATGGTCGGGTTGGCCACGTCGATATTCTCCACGCCTGCCTGCTGCATGAACGCAGCAAACAGACCGAGGGCCGTCAAAGCGGCGGAACCGATGGCGAAGCCCTTGCCAATGGCGGCCGTAGTGTTGCCGACGGCATCGAGCTTGTCAGTGCGGTCACGCACTTCCGGGGGCAGCTCGGACATCTCGGCAATGCCTCCGGCGTTGTCGGAGATCGGGCCGTAGGCGTCGACCGCCAGCTGGATGCCTGTCACCGACAGCATGCCGACGGCGGCGATGGCGATGCCGTAGAGGCCGGCAAACTGGAAGGCGAAGATGATGCCGAGGGCCAGCACGACGGCCGGAAGTCCGGTCGAGTACATGCCCACGCCGAGGCCGGCAATGATGTTGGTGGCCGAGCCCGTCAGAGACTGCTTGGCGATGCCGTTGACCGGGCCTTTGCCCGTGGCGGTGTAGTGCTCGGTGATGAGACCGATGGCCGTACCGGCAACCAGACCGATAACCACCGCCCAGAAGACGCCGACTGCGCTGTAGTCGAATCCGCCGACGCTCCAGGTCTCGGGCAGCATGCTGGTGATGATGAAGTACGACAGCACGGCCATGAGGCCGGCCGCACCAAACTCACCGATGTTCAGGGCCGCCTGCGGGTTGCCGCCTTCTTTCACCTTGACGAAGAACGAACCGGCAATCGAAACAAGGATGCCGACGCCCGCAAGCGCCAGCGGCAGCAGAATGGCCGAGAGTTCGCCGAAGGGCGCATCGGCCATGACACCCAGGAAAGCGGCGCCGAGCACCATGGTACCGATGATGGAGCCGACGTACGACTCGAACAGGTCGGCGCCCATGCCGGCGACGTCACCCACGTTGTCACCGACGTTGTCGGCGATCGTGGCGGGGTTGCGCGGGTCGTCCTCAGGAATGCCTTCGTAAACCTTGCCGGCCAGGTCAGCGCCCACATCGGCTGCTTTCGTGTAGATACCGCCGCCGACGCGTGCGAAGAGTGCGATTGAGGAAGCGCCGAGTGAGAAGCCGGAGATCACGGAAATGACCTTCACAATGCTCCAGTCGGTCATCCCGGTGTAGGCCAGAAAAAGGCCACCGAGGCCGATCACGCCGAGACCGACCACCGCGAGGCCCATCACCAGGCCGCCGGAGAAGGCGACGTTGAGGGCGGGTCCGAGGCCGGTGGTGGCGGCCTGCGTGGTGCGCACGTTGGCTTTGGTGGCTACGGTCATGCCGATGAAGCCGGCCAGTCCGGAGCAGAGCGCACCGACCACAAAGGAGACGGCGATCATCCAGGATGAATTCTCGAGGCCGGCGTTGGCAAAGGCCAGCAGGGCCGCAACAACGACCACGAAGATGAACAGCACGCGGTACTCCTGGCGGAGAAATGCGCGGGCGCCGTCAGCGATGGCCTGCGCGATCTCGGCCATGGCGTCGGTGCCGACGTCCTGTTTCCCGACCCACTGGGCACGCATGAAGGCGTACGCAAGCGCCACCAGGCCGGCAGCGGGTACGAGATAGGTAACTAGGGAAGCATCCATGGATACTCGAAAAGGGAAGAATTGCAGTGATCTGAGTGGGTCCCGCCAGTGCAGAACCGGGAGGCTCGGGCAGTCCAGGATCGGACAGCCGTCGGGAGGCCACAGAAGTAGCCTCAGACAAGCGAAACTAGGCCGCTGGAATGGCTTTTTCGGCCCGTTAACGCATTATTCGATTCGGCGGGCGATGGGGGGCGCGACTGTGTAGGCGAGGTCGTGCTGGGTTGCCCGAAAGCGCTTCCGGTCAGGGTGTCCAGGACTCAAGCCTGCTCAAGCGCCTGCCGCAGATCGGCGATGACATCCTCCGGGTGCTCGATGCCCACCGAGAGACGGATCAAGCCGTCGGTGATGCCCATGTTGCGCTGCTCCTCCGGTGGCACATCCGAATGCGTCATCGTGCCCGGGTGCTCTGCGAGAGATTCGGTCCCCCCAAGGCTGACGGCCAGCTTGACTAGTTGCAGGGCGTTGAGGAGCCGGAACGCGGCCTCCCGACCGCCTTCAACCTCGAACGCAATCATGCTGCCCGGGGAAAGGCACTGGCGTCGAAACAGTTCAAAGTCGGGATGCTCCGCTGTCATCAACCCGAGATATCGGACCGTGGACACCTTGGGGTGCCCCTCCAGAAAGTCCGCCACATATCCGGCGTTCTTCATCTGCGAAGTCATGCGCAGCTTCAGCGTCTCGAGGCTTCGCAAGAGCAACCAGGATGTCCAGGGATCCGCCATGCTGCCGGTAATCGTGCGAAAGCCCTTCAGTTGGCTGATCAGTTCCTCGCTGCCCAGGCAGGCGCCAGCAATCACGTCGGAGTGCCCACCTACGAACTTCGTCAGAGAATAGATAACCAAGTCCGCGCCATGCTTGAGAGGATGCTGCCATAGCGGCCCGAGGAAGGTGTTGTCGACGGCTACGAGCACCTTGCGCTCCCGGCCAGCCGCGGCCGCCATGTCTGCGCAATGGCGGATGTCCACCAGATCCAGCGTCGGGTTGGCGGGGGACTCGAGGTAGATCATCCGTACTGATTCCGCCACGCCGGGCTGTACCATGACGGCCTCCAGCCCCTCCCTGCCGCTGGACGCATTCCAGCGGGCAATCCTAATGCCGAACTGAGGCAAGATCTTGTGGAAGAGGTACTCCGTACCGCCATAGATCGGCTCATTGAAGACCAGCGTGTCTCCGGGTCGGAGAAAAGTCAGACACATGGTTGTGATGGCCGCCATGCCGCTTTCATAGGCAGAGGCTGCCTCCGCGCCGTCCCAAAGGGTCAGCCTGTCTTCAAGAATCTCCAGACCCGGATTGTTCAGCCTGGAATAGATGGCGCCAGCGGTTTCGTCAGCGCGCGGCTCACGCAACCCGTACGCCAGTTCGAAAAATTCCTTGCCCTCCTCCGCAGACCGGAACGCGAACGTCGACGTCTGGAAGATGGGCGGCTTGACCGCACCTTCGGACCACTCCGGGCGGTAGCCGTAGCTCATCATTAGGCTCTCCGGCCGCAGATCATGGTCTCCGATTCGGCGGTGGTGGTATTCGGTCTTCTTTTTCGTCATACTGCTCTAGGTTGCCCTGCAACTTAATTCGGAAGCGCTTCCGACCCGGTGAAGTGATCGGGGAAACCACCCTCTCATGAGCCCAATGCGACCGGTCCACTTCGTGCTCCTGCTTGCCGCGACCCCCGCGCTGGCGCAGGACCCCATCGCCCTTACCCCAGGCCTGGTCATCACGGAGTCCGTGCGGATCGAGCCCGGCACTTACCACCTGCCCGGAGACTCGCTGGGTGCGGTGCGCGTTCAGGGAAGCGGCATCACGGTGGATTTCACGGGCGCCGTGCTGGTGGGATCGACCGACGTCGAGAACCCGGATCGCTTTGAGGGCACGGGCATTTTTGTGCTGCCCGGTTCGAATGACGTCACGGTGATCGGCGCCACGGCGCGCGGTTACAAGGTGGCTCTGAGGGCGCTCGACACGCCCGGACTGACGATCACCGACTCCGACTTCAGCTACAACTGGCGGCAGCGGCTCAAGTCCACCATCGAACGGGAGCACATCGACGACTGGATGAGCTACCACCACAACGAGGAGGACGAGTGGCTGCGGTACGGCGCGGCGGTTTACCTGCGCGGCTGCGACGGCTGCCGGGTCGAGCGCGTCACAGTGACGGGCGGCCAGAACGGCCTGATGCTCACCGAGGTGAACGACGGCATCTTCCGCGACAATACGATCACGTTCAATTCGTCACTGGGCATCGGCATGTATCGGTCCAGCCGCAACCGTGTGGTGCACAACACGCTGGACTTCAACGTGCGCGGATACAGCCACGGCGTGTACAACCGGGGACAGGATTCGGCGGCAATTCTGGTATACGAGCAGTGCAACGACAACGAGTTCAGCTACAACTCGGCCACCCACTCGGGCGATGGGTTCTTCCTCTGGGCCGGCCAGACCACCATGGATACCGGGCAAGGCGGAGCCAACGGCAACCTGATCTGGCGCAACGATTTCAGTTTCGCGCCCACCAACGGAATCGAG contains:
- the sucB gene encoding 2-oxoglutarate dehydrogenase, E2 component, dihydrolipoamide succinyltransferase; protein product: MAKIDVTMPKMGESITEGTVIVWLKKPGEAVELDEPLLEIGTDKVDTEVPSPAAGVLAEILVEEGETVEVNSVIARLETDAEAAVSDAPSEAPPAAAAEPEPAAAAPAAEPAAAPSSGGAAVATMAAGEPVQVVMPKMGESIMEGTIITWAKQPGDSIELDETLLEIATDKVDTEVPSPAAGVVVQLLHEEGATVEVGAPIAIIATGDGAAVAPAAPQAPAAPAQAPATPAPTPAPSGDGTAGPIPRHDDEGSFYTPLVRSIAEKEGVSLAQLKTIQGSGRDGRVTKADLMGYLRNRSTTPAPTPAAPAAAPAAPTPSRPAPAPVVATGDGRVEIIKMDRMRQIIADHMTRSKATSAHVTSFAEIDVTNLVRLRESEKAGFMQREGVKLTYTPFFVHAAIDALKDHPLMNGSVQEKEIVVKKDFHIGIAVAIAKTGLVVPVIRYAGQKNIAGLAHAAADLAARARSKQLQPEELQGGTFTVTNVGSLGSIMGTPIINQPQVAILAPGAITKRPVVIEDPNIGDVIGIRHMMYVSLSYDHRIIDGAMAASFLQRYREALEGFSPGYEL
- a CDS encoding sodium-translocating pyrophosphatase, encoding MDASLVTYLVPAAGLVALAYAFMRAQWVGKQDVGTDAMAEIAQAIADGARAFLRQEYRVLFIFVVVVAALLAFANAGLENSSWMIAVSFVVGALCSGLAGFIGMTVATKANVRTTQAATTGLGPALNVAFSGGLVMGLAVVGLGVIGLGGLFLAYTGMTDWSIVKVISVISGFSLGASSIALFARVGGGIYTKAADVGADLAGKVYEGIPEDDPRNPATIADNVGDNVGDVAGMGADLFESYVGSIIGTMVLGAAFLGVMADAPFGELSAILLPLALAGVGILVSIAGSFFVKVKEGGNPQAALNIGEFGAAGLMAVLSYFIITSMLPETWSVGGFDYSAVGVFWAVVIGLVAGTAIGLITEHYTATGKGPVNGIAKQSLTGSATNIIAGLGVGMYSTGLPAVVLALGIIFAFQFAGLYGIAIAAVGMLSVTGIQLAVDAYGPISDNAGGIAEMSELPPEVRDRTDKLDAVGNTTAAIGKGFAIGSAALTALGLFAAFMQQAGVENIDVANPTILAGLLLGAMLPYVFSAMAMGAVGRAAADMIKEVGRQFAEIPGLREGTAKPDATRCVEISTKAAIREMIAPGLLAVIVPVVIGFIDKSMLGGLLAGVTVSGVLFAIFQSNSGGAWDNAKKTIESGLSVDGVSYGKGSDAHKASVVGDTVGDPLKDTSGPSLNILIKLIAVVALVIAPLIA
- a CDS encoding cystathionine gamma-synthase family protein; protein product: MTKKKTEYHHRRIGDHDLRPESLMMSYGYRPEWSEGAVKPPIFQTSTFAFRSAEEGKEFFELAYGLREPRADETAGAIYSRLNNPGLEILEDRLTLWDGAEAASAYESGMAAITTMCLTFLRPGDTLVFNEPIYGGTEYLFHKILPQFGIRIARWNASSGREGLEAVMVQPGVAESVRMIYLESPANPTLDLVDIRHCADMAAAAGRERKVLVAVDNTFLGPLWQHPLKHGADLVIYSLTKFVGGHSDVIAGACLGSEELISQLKGFRTITGSMADPWTSWLLLRSLETLKLRMTSQMKNAGYVADFLEGHPKVSTVRYLGLMTAEHPDFELFRRQCLSPGSMIAFEVEGGREAAFRLLNALQLVKLAVSLGGTESLAEHPGTMTHSDVPPEEQRNMGITDGLIRLSVGIEHPEDVIADLRQALEQA